DNA sequence from the Eptesicus fuscus isolate TK198812 chromosome 7, DD_ASM_mEF_20220401, whole genome shotgun sequence genome:
aaactacatactgttttccgcagtagctgcaccagtctgcattcctaccagcagtgaactagtgttcccttttctccatatcctcaccagcacttgtctgttgatttattgatgatagccattctgacaggtgtgaggtgttatctcatgcagaagatgaaactagaccaccaacttacaccatacagaagaataaactcaaaatgggtaaaaaacttaaatgtaagtcgtgaagccataaaaatcctagaagaaaacttaaGCAGTAAAATATCAGATATCTCACGTAGCAGAATTTTCATCCATGCAACTCTTGGACTGAGAGATGCAACTGCTATGTAATAAGGTGGTCAGGCAAGGCCTCTCCAAGGAGGTGACATTGGTGCTCAGATCTTTTGTGCTGATTCCTTTGGGTCACACCTGGAGTTCCCATAACTGTGCTTCACAGAGCCAGTGATGAAACAATCCGAGTCATGCAGCACCAAATATGTTGTGGGCAGTGGGAATGGCACCATGTGCCTGAcaggtggggtcagaccaaacctgagttcagcaaccttggtacatgggttctggctaggaaagaattcagagcaagacccaaactataagagaacttattttgtaaattacagagatagaaaaagtaattcctggAAGAAataggcttaggaaacaagttctagaggtaaaggaagggcccttgggagtgaggaagctaatggtgcCTAGGGAGGGGGAAtcgggggaaggggaagagaaagggaaatagaaaaggaaaatgcaTGGGCAttctccctggagggagagccaataaaaacatatttttaaaagagaagaaaattatccCTATTTTAGTGGCAGGCAGAACAGTGACGGACTCTTCTGTGGAAATCTTGTGCTAGCAAGCTCCTTATTGTCATTCAGACCTGAGTTTAAACAAGGCTTCCTTTGAGCAGAGGTATCACTAGCCTGctgggctggcatggctcagtagttgagcattgacctatgaatcaggaggtcacggttcaattccctgggtcagggtacattcccaggtagtgggctcaatccccagtgttgagtgtgcaggaggcagctgatcagtgattctctctcatcattgatgtttctatctctctctccttctcccttcctctctgatatcaataaaaatatattttaaaaattatcactgGTCTAAAATTGTCATTTCTTATTACACTATCTTTTACAGCACTTAATAATACTTAATGTTTCCTTGTTTATATGTTTGTCTCTTCCCaactagattttttaaatacataacattttatttttatatatttttatcgatttcagagaggaagggaaagggagagatagaaatatcaatgatgagagagaatcattaattggctgcctccaactGGGGGCCAAGcccaatccgggcatgtgcccttgactgggatggaacccaggacccttcagtccgcaggtctatgctctatccactgagccaaatcggcagGGACCCAACTAGGTCCAACTAGGTTTTATGTTTCGTGAGCACAGAAACCTTGTTTGTCATATTCATCACTCTATCCTCAAAGCTAGAGCAATGTCTAGAACATATAGTATATGcttaataactatttgttgaataaataaatgttgattatGACAACGAAACCTCGAACGACCTGGCCATAAATTGTAACAATTCTCCCAAGAATAATAATTGCAGTTCCGAAGTTAGATCCTGGAAGACGGTGGAAACTTGACAATAAAAGTCTGGGGCAGAAGGCTGGGGGAAGCAGAGGGAATATATTAGAACTTTGGCCTTTTTTTCCTATTCAAGGACCCCAGATATCTTGCAAAAGGAAGTCCTAGAATCTTTTGATCAGAAATTCCAGGCCAGCCACAATGGATGTGTTTTATCCATGATTCTTTGCAACCACTTTTGCTAAGTCGCAAATACGCAAACACCTCTAGGACCCTGggttcctttctgtttctttatgaATGAACCGGCTCTAGTCTGCGCACGCGCAGCTCCTGGTTCTCCCGCTACACGTGAGGCCCACCCTTTCCTCCTGCGGGTGGCCCCACCCTAATCTTTTCTAACAGACCAATGGAGAGCGGTCTGGGGGGCGGAGCCCGGCGCGACGCGGCACAGTAGTTCTCCCGGCGCGCCTCTCCCTCGCTTTAGTCTTGCTGTGTTGTGATCACGTGGCGAGCTCCGGGCGCGGCGcttgttttggtttctttctaGCTTGCCCCTTGCACCTTCGAGAGAGCTTTTCTGAGCCAGTTGCTGCATCTGTCTACACTGTGACCTCCTCTTCTTAGGGCTTTCCCAGCCCGCAGTTCTGCAAGCCCTTCGGGGCCGACCCCTGCCATGCCGCTAGTCCGCTATAGGAAGGTGGTCATCCTCGGATACCGCTCTGTAGGTGAGTCTCCGCCCTGGGGAGAGCATGGACGCACCGCTGCTTTGTGGCCAGAGGAGGCGCGCTGCCGCGGGGACGCGACTAGGGAGGAATGGTGGCATCGTTAGGATGGAGATGTGGAGCGAGGATTGAAAGGATATTGGAGGAAAGCCTGGGGTGGTGGTAGTGTGTGGAGGGCTGCAGGAAGCGGAATATATAAGGGTTAATGTGGACTTGGCTATCGGAATACCGGGGTGGTCTCCAGCATtagtcttgggggtgggggtagggacgGGGTCAGCGTTTGATGGCAGGGCGTGGTCTGTGTTGGGTAAGTCGCAGGTGTCCGGGGGAGGGACAGACTTGATCCTAGGGAATCTCGGAAAttcccaggggtggggtggggaagggaggcgggAAAGGCTTCCTGCGGGGCTACTGAATGCATCCGGTGGCCTAGGTGCAGAGACCCAGGGCGAAAAGAGGGTTGAGGGTAGGCTAAGGGAAAGTATTGCGTGGGGCATTCACAGACTAGGGTGCTAATTTGGGGTCCCCTTTACTCTTGGGCTACAGCCCAAAAGGACAGAGGGTGTGAATGTGGATAGCTAATTGGATACTACCTCTGTTTTCTACAGGGAAGACATCTTTGGCACATCAGTTTGTGGAGGGCGAGTTCTTGGAAGGCTATGATCCTACAGTGGATAATAGTGAGTGAACTCCCTGGGGGTTGGGCGGTAAGGGAGGGCTTGGGTGCCCCACCCAGCTCCATAATATGGGATTATCCTGATGCCAAGGAATAATTTAATCGTATTATTTGATTAGGCATTAAATCTAATCTCTTCTCTAGCAGTCCTTTCTATGAGTGGAGCCAGAGTGTGGATTTTGCAAGATACTGAGTCCGGAATGGTGCAGATGTAGACAATAAGAATCTTAATATTTTCTCTCCAGTTTCCTGGAGAGCTCCCTGGACCTAGTCCATCTGTGTCTCCCCCCGGGGTTAAAAATGTATGGGGGTACACATCGCTAGCCCTACAAAGCACCTCACAgtcaagttttcttttctttacagcTTACAGCAAGATAGTGACTCTTGGCAAAGACGAGTTTCACCTACACCTGGTGGACACTGCAGGGCAGGTACGAGTTTGGGGTGGGGTATCTAAATGTGGTAGTTCAGTCCTGAGAGATGAAATCTGGTAGCCTCTGTGGTTCACTTATAAATTAGtattaaaagaaaagcattttagcATCTGGTAGTGTGTAGCAATCATTGGAGCTACTCAATAGatacttgttgaataaaagtgACTGGAATAGGGAGTCCCCCAGGGAGGGTACCAGGATACAGTCCATCAACCTTTGTCATCTGAGTATTATGGATCTAggtattaatatttctttttcttatcaggATGAGTACAGCATTCTGCCCTATTCATTCATCATTGGAGTCCATGGTTATGTGCTTGTGTATTCTGTCACCTCTCTGCATAGGTAAGTGACCAAGGTTGGGAGTAGGGGACTTTTGAAGATCTGAGGGTTGtggctcatttctttcttttcttttttttaaagttaaatccttattattgaaagtactacatatgtcccccctttccccccattgacctgtctagcccacctccaaccccccgccccaggccttcaccaccctattgtctgtgtccacgggttatacatatatgcatacaaattctttggttgatctcttcccatccacccaccc
Encoded proteins:
- the RHEBL1 gene encoding GTPase RhebL1 encodes the protein MPLVRYRKVVILGYRSVGKTSLAHQFVEGEFLEGYDPTVDNTYSKIVTLGKDEFHLHLVDTAGQDEYSILPYSFIIGVHGYVLVYSVTSLHSFHVIENLYQKLHEGHGKTRLPVVLVGNKADLSPDREVQAIEGKKLAESWGATFMESSARENQLTQGIFTKVIQEIARVENSYGQERRCSLM